The DNA window TCGCCGCCACGGTGGGCGTGGGCAACATCGCCGGTGCCGGACTCGCGATCGGCCTCGGCGGGCCCGGTGCGCTGTTCTGGATGTGGGTGACCGGTCTGGTCGGTATGGCCACCAAGTACAGCGAGGCACTGCTGGGTGTGAAGTACCGGCGCAAGGACAGCGTCGGCCAGCAGAGCGGCGGGCCGATGTTCTACCTCCGCAACGGTCTGCCCGGCGGACTCGGCATGGTGCTGGGCGGGCTCTTCGCCCTGTTCGGTGCCATCGCCGCGTTCGGTATCGGCAACGGGACCCAGGCGAACACCGTGTCCCAACAGCTGGAGAGCGTCTGGAACGTGCCGACGTGGCTGGTCGGGATCGTGCTCGTGGTCTTGGCCGGCGCGGTGATCATCGGCGGGATCAAGAGCATCGGCCGGGTCGCCTCGGCCATCGTCCCGATCATGGTCCTGCTGTACATCGTCATCGCCCTGACCGTGCTGCTGGTGCACGTCGGCGACATTCCCGCCGCGCTGGCACTGGTCGTCACCGACGCGTTCACCGGAACGGCGGCCACCGGCGGGTTCGCGGGTGCGACCGTGCTCGCCGTGATGCAGTGGGGTGTCGCCCGCGGTATCTTCTCCAACGAGTCGGGCCTGGGCACCGGCGCGATCGCCGCGGCTGCGGCGAAGACGGACCAGCCCGTGCGCCAGGCGATGGTCTCCATGACCCAGACCTTCATCGACACCATCGTGGTGGTGACCATGACCTGCCTGGTCATCATCGTCACCGGCGTGTGGAAGGTGGAGGAAGCCGCGGACGGCTCGCTGCTGACCTCGCAGGCGCTGAACGAGGGGCTGTCCACGATCTCCCCCGCCCTGGGGTCGATGGGGGCTTACGCCATCGCCATCGCGGTCGTGGTGTTCGCCTTCACCACCATCCTCGGCTGGTCGTACTACGGCGAGCGGTGCATCGACTTCCTCGCCGGGCACAAGGGTGTCCTGGTGTACCGGGTCGTGTTCGTGGCGGTCATCTACGTGGGCGCCACCGTGTCCCTGGAGCTCATCTGGATCTTCAGCGACATCGCCAACGGGCTGATGGCACTGCCCAACCTGCTCGGTCTGCTACTGCTGTCCCCCGTGGTGGTCGCGGAGTCGAAGAGGTACTTCGCCAACCCCAACTGGCGCGACCCCGACGCGTCCGTTCCCGACGTGCGGGAGTGAGCCGCGCGCCTACCTCCGGTCCGGGTGCGGGAGAGGCCTCTCGCACCCGGACCCCGTCCGACGGGGTTGTTCGTTACGAACGGTGCCCGCCGTCCCGGGACGGTTCTCCCCACCAGGAGAAGAAATGGTGCAACGGTCCGCGACCGTTGCCGACCTCCAACGTGTCGGCCTGTTCCAGGGCCGCGGTGAGGTACGTCTTCGCTTCGGAGACCGCCGTCGGGAAGTCCCCGCGTTGCGGTCGCAGCGCCGCGACCGCCGAGGAGAGGGTGCAGCCGGTGCCGTGCGTGTTGCGGGTCGCGACCCGGCGGGCCGAGAACACCTCGGGCTCGGAGGCCGCGGTCACCAGCACGTCCACGCTGCGGGCCTCCGCCTGGCCGGAGTCGGCCACGCCGTCTCCGGAGGCGAGGTGCCCCCCCTTGAGCAGGACGCGGGACGCGCCCATCGCGCGGAGGCGCTCCGCCTGCTCCGCCATACCGTCGATGTCGCGCGCCTCCCCGGAACCGAGCAGATCAGCCGCCTCGGGCAGGTTCGGGGTCAGCAGGTCGGCGCGTGGCAGCAGCTCGGTGCGCAGCGCCTCGGTGGCGGAGTCCGCCAGTAGCCGGTCACCGCTCTTCGCGACCATCACCGGGTCCAGCACCACGTTTCCCAGCCCGTAGCGGTCGATCGCGGAGGCAACCACTCCCACGATCTCGGCACTGGCCAGCATCCCGATCTTGACGGCGTCCACCCGGACGTCGGAGAGGAGGGTGTCGAGCTGCTCGCCGACGAAACGCGCGGGCACCTCGTGCACCCCGGTGACACCGGTGGTGGACTGGGCCGTGAGCGCCGTCAGCACGCTCATGCCGTACCCGCCGAGAGCGGAGAACGTCTTCAGGTCCGCCTGGACACCGGCACCGCCGCTCGGATCGCTTCCCGCGACCGACAGGATGTTGTAACTACGCAATGGCGTTCCTTCGCTAGTTCGAGCTAGATCAGGTTCGACGGGTGTGCTCTCAGCCGGCCGGAACCGGCACCCCGCGCCGTCGATGCATCCGGTTGTGTGTGCTCCTGGTTCTGAGCGCCCGCCAAACGGGCACTAGACGCGCCCGGCCCCCTCGGGAGCGCCGCTGTCGTCCGCCGCGGCGCCGTCGTCTCCTCCGGCCCTGCGAGCGATCAGCAGCACCGCGGCCACGGTGACGAAGCCCACCACCATGAGTGCCACCGTGACCGCAACGTCCCCGGCGGGGGCGTGCAGCGCGCGGTCCTCATCCTGCCAGGGCCACAGCGCGCGCAGCGACCCGGCCAGGATCCCGGTCATCACCACCAGCGTGACGCGGTGCTGGTGCTCCAGCAGCCACTGGAGCAGTTTCACGAAGAAGGCCAGGCCGAAGACCGCCCCGACCGCGAACACCCCCAGGTAACCGAAGTCACGCGCGCTGACGGCGTCCATGGTCGCCGTGTACAACCCGAAGGTCAGCAGGAGGAACGATCCGGACATGCCGGGCAGGACCAGTGCGCAGATCGCCACCGCTGCGGCTCCGAACACGATCACCGGGTTCGGAGTGACCTCCGAGGGCGGAAGGCCGGTCAGTACGAACGCCCCGGCCGCCACGGCCAGCGCGAGCAGGTAGTGCCCCGCGGACCACGCCCTGCCGGAACCGGAGTAGGGGACCCACAGCGACGCGAGGACGAGACCGAAGAAGAGCGCGTACGAACGCTGCTGGTGCTCCTCGACCAGCGGAGCGAGGAAGGTGGCCCCCAGGAGGGCCGCCGCGAGCA is part of the Haloactinospora alba genome and encodes:
- a CDS encoding alanine/glycine:cation symporter family protein; protein product: MEQLQDMLDLISEIVWGPFVLIPLLLLTGLFLTIRLRLLQFHKLFHALWLALIRRKEPEGTEGDISHYQALSTALAATVGVGNIAGAGLAIGLGGPGALFWMWVTGLVGMATKYSEALLGVKYRRKDSVGQQSGGPMFYLRNGLPGGLGMVLGGLFALFGAIAAFGIGNGTQANTVSQQLESVWNVPTWLVGIVLVVLAGAVIIGGIKSIGRVASAIVPIMVLLYIVIALTVLLVHVGDIPAALALVVTDAFTGTAATGGFAGATVLAVMQWGVARGIFSNESGLGTGAIAAAAAKTDQPVRQAMVSMTQTFIDTIVVVTMTCLVIIVTGVWKVEEAADGSLLTSQALNEGLSTISPALGSMGAYAIAIAVVVFAFTTILGWSYYGERCIDFLAGHKGVLVYRVVFVAVIYVGATVSLELIWIFSDIANGLMALPNLLGLLLLSPVVVAESKRYFANPNWRDPDASVPDVRE
- the thiD gene encoding bifunctional hydroxymethylpyrimidine kinase/phosphomethylpyrimidine kinase; translation: MRSYNILSVAGSDPSGGAGVQADLKTFSALGGYGMSVLTALTAQSTTGVTGVHEVPARFVGEQLDTLLSDVRVDAVKIGMLASAEIVGVVASAIDRYGLGNVVLDPVMVAKSGDRLLADSATEALRTELLPRADLLTPNLPEAADLLGSGEARDIDGMAEQAERLRAMGASRVLLKGGHLASGDGVADSGQAEARSVDVLVTAASEPEVFSARRVATRNTHGTGCTLSSAVAALRPQRGDFPTAVSEAKTYLTAALEQADTLEVGNGRGPLHHFFSWWGEPSRDGGHRS
- a CDS encoding DUF368 domain-containing protein, with amino-acid sequence MANSIGSPLLNVLRGALIGTSEVVPGVSGGTIALIVGIYERLITSAGHVLSGVKLAATDLPQGRGGSRASAEFRRAEWGLVLAVLVGMLAAALLGATFLAPLVEEHQQRSYALFFGLVLASLWVPYSGSGRAWSAGHYLLALAVAAGAFVLTGLPPSEVTPNPVIVFGAAAVAICALVLPGMSGSFLLLTFGLYTATMDAVSARDFGYLGVFAVGAVFGLAFFVKLLQWLLEHQHRVTLVVMTGILAGSLRALWPWQDEDRALHAPAGDVAVTVALMVVGFVTVAAVLLIARRAGGDDGAAADDSGAPEGAGRV